The proteins below are encoded in one region of Diorhabda carinulata isolate Delta chromosome 3, icDioCari1.1, whole genome shotgun sequence:
- the LOC130891439 gene encoding UDP-glycosyltransferase UGT5-like isoform X2, which translates to MFRYSLTTVIFFVYLVNKSIGSTILAIVPTPSERHQKILRPIWQELSLKGHQITIITPHASSNTEYKNLTEIDVKEFLNGYSEENIKNNVNNDMKSTMELYFSKESIKQLLENNKKFDLVIVESFLPEFLAFADYYKCPSVLISVDKTSDLIHSYMGNVPYPLITSNYLTSLANSRFRFIQRAVTLLIHYFHFASTFMWTSPIRHQILKNYFGQNISSPRALYNNVDLLLTTFNPIFHDIVNIGPATVPFTSTIDLKPPNPLAKDLQEYLDSATEGCIYFSLGTNSKSIHLEQKKIEIIKEALGELPYKILWKFESEEVTNLPDNIKLISWVPQQDILRHPNVKLFITQGGIQSLEEAIVNHVPMAMLPVFGDQEANAKRMELKGIAKIIPHQPLPDKDEFKRIIFELINDSKYKENIIKIANLLLDQPMGGVEKAVWWIEYVIRHKGAKHLRNPALDVPFYQYYSLDVIAALLLITYILFKLVLIVATIMLQIGRTLLSVIKIKNQKKKTN; encoded by the exons ATGTTTCGTTATAGTTTAACCACggtcattttttttgtttatttagtgAACAAAAGTATTGGTAGTACTATTCTCGCTATTGTGCCAACACCTTCAGAaagacatcaaaaaatattacgaCCGATTTGGCAAGAATTGTCATTGAAAGGTCATCAAATAACTATTATAACACCTCATGCATCTTCAAATACTGAATACAAAAATCTCACAGAAATCGACGTAAAGGAATTTTTGAATGGTTATTcagaagaaaacataaaaaataacgttAATAACGATATGAAATCCACAATGGAGCTGTATTTTTCCAAAGAGTCTATCAAGCAACTTcttgaaaataacaagaaatttgaTTTGGTGATCGTTGAAAGTTTTCTTCCAGAATTCTTAGCGTTCGCTGATTATTACAAGTGTCCTAGTGTACTGATATCTGTTGATAAAACTAGTGATTTGATACACAGTTACATGGGAAACGTTCCTTATCCGCTTAtaacttcaaattatttgaCATCGCTAGCAAACAGTCGTTTTAGATTTATTCAAAGAGCTGTAACActtttaatacattattttcattttgcatCGACATTCATGTGGACGAGTCCAATAAGacatcaaatattgaaaaactattttggcCAAAACATAAGCTCTCCTAGGGCGTTATACAATAACGTGGACTTGTTGTTGACAACttttaatccaatttttcatgatATCGTCAATATTGGACCAGCAACTGTTCCTTTTACATCTACCATAGATCTGAAGCCTCCAAATCCCCTAGCGAAA GATTTGCAGGAATATTTGGACAGTGCGACGGAAGGATGTATTTATTTCAGCTTAGGAACTAATTCTAAAAGCATACATCTGGagcaaaagaaaattgaaataatcaaagaaGCTTTGGGCGAATTACCatacaaaattttatggaaatttgAATCTGAAGAAGTGACGAACTTGCCGGACAATATCAAACTCATTTCTTGGGTACCACAACAAGATATACTTA GACACCCCAACGTGAAATTATTCATTACACAAGGAGGAATTCAATCTTTAGAAGAGGCCATTGTCAATCATGTACCTATGGCCATGCTACCCGTATTCGGCGATCAGGAAGCTAACGCGAAAAGAATGGAATTGAAGGGTATTGCTAAAATAATACCTCACCAACCACTTCCTGATAAAGATGAATTCAAGAGGATAATATTCGAGCTAATTAATGATTCTAA gtataaagaaaatatcatcaaaattgCAAATCTGCTACTGGATCAACCGATGGGAGGAGTTGAGAAAGCCGTGTGGTGGATAGAATATGTGATTAGACATAAAGGAGCAAAACATCTGCGAAATCCAGCACTAGACGTACCTTTTTATCAATACTACTCCTTAGATGTTATAGCTGCACTTCTTTTGATTacttacattttatttaaactagTTTTGATCGTAGCAACTATCATGTTACAGATAGGTAGAACTCTTTTGagtgttattaaaataaaaaaccaaaagaagaagacgaattaa
- the LOC130891439 gene encoding UDP-glycosyltransferase UGT5-like isoform X1 — MFMELLVPILVSIITVSDASNILVVIPTPAYSHQISLRPIWKQLLATGHQITLATTNPIQDPSLDNLKEIDMHETYSLMSSFYSQLPKVNKFKSISLAHETLDSILDYQLSKYLLPSIRNETIYDLVIVESLLPEYLTFGDYFQCPTIMIASFEVTNMVYNYVGNPTNPAVYPDMLLPIVAGKLNFKERLVSFLYDHLFHLYKIFISYPTRRKILEKYFGQSVRYIEDLYYDIDLLMLNVNPIINDIKPVGPATINFGGAIHVLPAKPLPKDLQEYLDSATEGCIYFSLGTNSKSIHLEQKKIEIIKEALGELPYKILWKFESEEVTNLPDNIKLISWVPQQDILRHPNVKLFITQGGIQSLEEAIVNHVPMAMLPVFGDQEANAKRMELKGIAKIIPHQPLPDKDEFKRIIFELINDSKYKENIIKIANLLLDQPMGGVEKAVWWIEYVIRHKGAKHLRNPALDVPFYQYYSLDVIAALLLITYILFKLVLIVATIMLQIGRTLLSVIKIKNQKKKTN, encoded by the exons ATGTTCATGGAACTATTAGTGCCAATATTAGTTTCAATAATAACAGTATCTGATGCATCGAATATTCTTGTGGTGATTCCGACTCCCGCTTATAGTCATCAAATCAGCTTACGTCCGATATGGAAGCAATTATTAGCAACCGGCCATCAAATAACACTGGCTACGACGAATCCCATTCAAGATCCCTCTCTGGACAACCTGAAGGAAATAGACATGCACGAAACGTATTCTTTAATGTCATCTTTCTATTCTCAGTTGCCCAAggtgaataaatttaaaagtatAAGTCTGGCTCACGAAACTCTCGATTCTATATTAGATTACCAACTATCTAAATATCTTTTGCCTTCTATTAGAAACGAGACAATTTATGATCTTGTGATAGTGGAATCCCTCTTACCAGAGTATTTGACATTTGGTGATTATTTCCAATGTCCCACTATAATGATAGCATCTTTCGAAGTAACGAATATGGTTTATAACTATGTAGGTAATCCAACGAATCCTGCTGTTTATCCGGACATGTTGTTGCCGATAGTTGCcggaaaactcaattttaaaGAAAGATTAGTGAGTTTTCTCTACGATCATTTATTTCACctctataaaatattcataagcTATCCGACGagaagaaaaattttggaaaaatattttggacaATCAGTCCGTTATATTGAAGACTTATATTATGATATAGACTTACTTATGTTAAATGTAAACCCTATTATCAATGATATCAAGCCAGTTGGACCTGCAACTATTAATTTTGGAGGTGCCATTCATGTTTTACCTGCGAAACCGCTACCCAAG GATTTGCAGGAATATTTGGACAGTGCGACGGAAGGATGTATTTATTTCAGCTTAGGAACTAATTCTAAAAGCATACATCTGGagcaaaagaaaattgaaataatcaaagaaGCTTTGGGCGAATTACCatacaaaattttatggaaatttgAATCTGAAGAAGTGACGAACTTGCCGGACAATATCAAACTCATTTCTTGGGTACCACAACAAGATATACTTA GACACCCCAACGTGAAATTATTCATTACACAAGGAGGAATTCAATCTTTAGAAGAGGCCATTGTCAATCATGTACCTATGGCCATGCTACCCGTATTCGGCGATCAGGAAGCTAACGCGAAAAGAATGGAATTGAAGGGTATTGCTAAAATAATACCTCACCAACCACTTCCTGATAAAGATGAATTCAAGAGGATAATATTCGAGCTAATTAATGATTCTAA gtataaagaaaatatcatcaaaattgCAAATCTGCTACTGGATCAACCGATGGGAGGAGTTGAGAAAGCCGTGTGGTGGATAGAATATGTGATTAGACATAAAGGAGCAAAACATCTGCGAAATCCAGCACTAGACGTACCTTTTTATCAATACTACTCCTTAGATGTTATAGCTGCACTTCTTTTGATTacttacattttatttaaactagTTTTGATCGTAGCAACTATCATGTTACAGATAGGTAGAACTCTTTTGagtgttattaaaataaaaaaccaaaagaagaagacgaattaa